One genomic window of Methyloceanibacter sp. wino2 includes the following:
- a CDS encoding acyltransferase, with product MKASAGPAYRISSQQYEPHVDGLRAVAVLAVLLFHLGVPGFQGGYSGVDVFFVISGYLITRKIVSEVEATGRFRFGHFYMARLRRIFPALLATLVLTVLAAGLLLPGPAAQRVGNEGVAALLSVSNILFWLQSGYFDAASDSKALLHTWSLGVEEQFYFVWPAVILGLAVLRPGRALWAGLVALGAASLSANILVVWFRPGWLHEPISAMFFLMPFRVYEFAIGAAGVWLVREMPLSRTVQEAAMLFGLVLIAWTVVLLPAEVPWPSWWALGPCVGALLVILAARATFVGSMLTNPVAVGIGLISYSLYLVHWPIIVFYRNLTFREPSPAAAAAMLAASIGLAFLFYRFIEQPARRKTSWLFPTRRFAPVVAAGAVITVALASALATGFLGRDAGLTAEQIQGGKSARFDLIRKGCRIDKIDSSERCHMDRPLQVLVFGNSHEPDAYNSLATLYGDADDVNLIYFSTINRCDLTLDEAGIHSSANHAECPARAAVLNRPDFLENIDIVVLGQNDPFGAYAREAWAVLKWMQTRNPNITFVVMGPYLNLSADCPDLANRFGTLDVCKAKENVTVADFDGPKTNQVPEADTLDFLFIDEMALLCPEGTLKSCIVETDGEPFSYDMHHRSLPLSRLIARRMAESYGADLEKIGFPPVGR from the coding sequence TTGAAAGCATCTGCCGGACCAGCCTACCGCATCTCATCGCAGCAGTATGAGCCGCATGTCGACGGTCTTCGTGCCGTGGCGGTTCTCGCAGTTCTGCTGTTCCACCTCGGTGTGCCGGGCTTTCAAGGCGGCTATTCGGGCGTCGACGTCTTCTTCGTCATCTCGGGATATCTGATTACCAGGAAGATCGTGAGCGAGGTCGAGGCGACGGGCCGCTTCCGGTTTGGCCATTTCTACATGGCACGCCTGCGCCGAATTTTCCCAGCGCTGCTGGCGACGCTTGTGCTCACCGTACTCGCAGCCGGGTTGCTCCTGCCGGGCCCCGCTGCTCAGCGTGTCGGCAATGAAGGCGTTGCCGCGCTGCTATCGGTGTCCAATATCTTGTTCTGGCTGCAGAGCGGCTATTTCGATGCGGCGAGCGACTCCAAGGCTTTGCTCCATACCTGGTCGCTCGGCGTGGAGGAGCAGTTCTATTTCGTCTGGCCCGCCGTCATCCTCGGGCTCGCGGTATTGCGGCCCGGTCGGGCACTATGGGCGGGGCTTGTTGCCCTCGGCGCTGCCAGCCTGAGCGCCAATATTCTGGTCGTTTGGTTTCGGCCCGGCTGGCTCCACGAACCGATATCCGCGATGTTCTTCTTGATGCCCTTTCGCGTCTACGAATTCGCAATTGGTGCGGCCGGTGTCTGGCTCGTGCGCGAAATGCCTTTATCGCGAACGGTCCAAGAAGCGGCAATGCTCTTCGGCTTGGTGCTCATCGCTTGGACCGTTGTGCTTCTGCCCGCCGAGGTTCCTTGGCCGTCTTGGTGGGCCCTTGGTCCGTGCGTGGGAGCGCTGCTTGTCATCTTGGCGGCACGCGCGACCTTCGTGGGCAGCATGCTGACGAACCCCGTCGCGGTTGGCATCGGGCTGATCAGCTACTCGCTCTATCTGGTCCATTGGCCGATCATTGTCTTCTATCGCAACCTGACATTCCGGGAACCGAGCCCTGCCGCCGCGGCCGCCATGCTCGCCGCGTCGATCGGTCTGGCGTTCCTGTTCTATCGGTTCATTGAGCAGCCCGCCCGGCGCAAGACGAGCTGGCTGTTTCCTACGCGCCGATTCGCGCCCGTCGTGGCTGCCGGTGCCGTCATCACGGTGGCGTTGGCAAGTGCACTTGCCACAGGTTTTTTGGGGCGCGACGCCGGGCTCACGGCCGAGCAGATTCAGGGGGGAAAGAGCGCGCGTTTCGATCTCATCCGGAAAGGGTGTCGCATCGACAAGATCGACAGTTCAGAGCGCTGCCACATGGATCGGCCGCTCCAAGTCCTCGTTTTCGGCAACTCGCACGAGCCTGATGCCTACAATAGTCTCGCAACGCTCTACGGCGATGCAGACGATGTCAATTTGATCTACTTCAGTACGATAAATCGTTGCGACCTTACGCTGGACGAGGCCGGCATCCATTCGTCTGCCAACCACGCCGAGTGTCCCGCGCGCGCTGCGGTGCTAAATCGGCCAGACTTTCTCGAGAACATTGATATCGTCGTGCTGGGCCAGAACGATCCGTTCGGCGCCTATGCGCGCGAGGCGTGGGCTGTTCTCAAATGGATGCAGACGCGCAATCCCAACATCACATTCGTTGTGATGGGCCCATACCTCAATCTTTCGGCCGATTGCCCAGATTTGGCAAACCGTTTCGGCACGCTCGATGTCTGCAAAGCGAAAGAGAACGTCACGGTCGCAGATTTTGACGGTCCCAAAACCAATCAAGTCCCAGAAGCGGATACGTTGGATTTCCTCTTCATCGACGAGATGGCACTTCTGTGTCCAGAGGGAACGCTGAAGTCCTGCATCGTCGAAACGGACGGCGAGCCCTTCAGCTACGATATGCACCATCGGTCCCTTCCGTTGTCGAGGCTGATCGCGCGCCGCATGGCAGAATCTTACGGTGCGGATCTAGAGAAGATCGGCTTTCCTCCCGTTGGCCGCTAA
- a CDS encoding glycosyltransferase family 4 protein, producing MTFLYLGRRGSLGQFTRELIAAADRDSARVSRFIVSDDGPVGGKDQDTDAVFSVPTFSRATPVSVARNYFAARRMILDRLQQDRPDAVVALMPHVWTPLLAPAIKGLGIRYAPIIHDARPHPGDSTAWTTRWLLRDAKHGDSVITLSQNVADKLVEQRKATRERTVPLFHPDLAFQNTLKQRVRDRTRPLRVLFFGRVMSYKGLAHLTDAIEILHGQGMDIELGLAGSGDLGKERARLEALGAEIINRWIDESEVSGILDRYDVMASPHVEASQSGVVATALGHGMPVVAMPTGGITEQIVDSETGILTKDITAMALAEAINRLATEPDLYDTISSHIVARADDRSMTRFLEEIYASVLAT from the coding sequence GTGACGTTCCTGTATCTCGGCCGAAGGGGCTCTCTCGGCCAGTTCACACGCGAGTTGATCGCTGCGGCGGATCGAGATTCGGCACGTGTGTCGCGTTTCATCGTCTCGGACGACGGTCCCGTCGGTGGAAAGGATCAGGACACTGATGCCGTTTTTTCGGTGCCGACCTTTTCGCGGGCGACACCCGTCAGCGTGGCGCGCAACTATTTCGCTGCGCGCCGCATGATTTTGGACCGGCTGCAGCAAGACCGGCCCGACGCCGTCGTGGCCCTCATGCCCCATGTGTGGACGCCTCTCCTGGCACCAGCCATAAAAGGACTGGGGATCAGATACGCGCCGATCATCCACGATGCCCGGCCTCATCCAGGCGATTCCACGGCCTGGACAACGCGCTGGCTCTTGCGCGATGCCAAACACGGCGATTCCGTGATTACCTTGAGCCAAAACGTCGCCGACAAGCTCGTGGAACAGCGCAAAGCTACCCGCGAGCGGACCGTGCCGCTCTTTCATCCCGACCTTGCTTTTCAAAATACCTTGAAACAGCGAGTACGGGATCGTACCCGGCCCTTGCGTGTCCTCTTCTTCGGCCGGGTCATGTCCTACAAGGGCTTGGCGCATTTGACCGACGCGATCGAGATTCTGCACGGTCAAGGCATGGATATCGAACTTGGCCTTGCTGGGTCAGGTGACCTCGGAAAGGAACGAGCCAGGCTCGAAGCGCTCGGTGCGGAGATCATCAACCGCTGGATCGACGAGAGTGAAGTCTCTGGGATTCTCGACCGCTACGATGTCATGGCTTCGCCCCATGTCGAGGCAAGCCAATCCGGGGTCGTGGCGACCGCGCTGGGGCATGGCATGCCAGTCGTTGCCATGCCGACAGGTGGCATTACCGAGCAAATCGTAGACTCCGAGACAGGAATTCTGACCAAAGACATCACGGCGATGGCGCTTGCCGAGGCAATCAACCGTCTTGCCACGGAGCCTGACCTTTACGACACCATCAGCTCCCACATCGTAGCCAGAGCCGACGACCGCTCGATGACGCGCTTTCTCGAAGAGATCTACGCAAGCGTGCTCGCGACTTAG
- a CDS encoding GtrA family protein, with protein sequence MTRTAASQRHASAEFAYFLLVGATITAANILVYYVLVSVVGLTPGLSAVIAFAILVPPHFLSYAKIVFGHSGVSWSVLFRYVLTLATSCGVNLALVHFYWAVLMADPLPAQALALPVVLATNYLLLKFWVFQGQPADQEGSRFSLALVAAIIAALSAYFAMVCMVLYVHPMPIADDWRQLNDYFLRSPMEAIFNRQNGHLLIVPNALMYANQIYLDGRMSNLALVNIGFLGLFGLVAAAAADTTLRHRKAPIDIRLATAAVIIAFPFCLLQPVTQFWGLGVHNHLAILSTGLAAFAASGLSGRLDRVKTMILFVLAAAIAGTSFSAGVAAWSLGFFGAIATRASWRVVMLYLVVGLVGAALCLGVGTSGTPVDRVPGIARLAAAVLVAVGNAMSPLFHHLRDPGRWNVACAIGAVAVVVWIFGTVQHLALTRGDPYDRNFLGARFFLLLCCFALIAGFLIAVGRQDLENATLAPRFATWSTVFYLGIVGWGILEVDRLTAGMARKRILYSAGLALLATVLVIVNLNVVDRRVRAVQAYDTRLTTEMTVNRDSRPTATQLWHNRTDVWLRVLHELIERKTNVFASGWARRYGSSLPPSTADAKRDCVSRVAISETPRADEWLVTGWIFRKGVVAAPISTVYFTDDTGDVVGFARPVFAPRSFHKDKTYTANRPLWVGIAQDLRIPAIGDLPGPAGAMQGRIRLAAANAAEVRKRVAVTGESRNGSWCKPIP encoded by the coding sequence GTGACGCGAACGGCGGCCTCCCAAAGACATGCAAGCGCCGAGTTTGCGTATTTTCTGCTTGTCGGCGCCACCATCACGGCCGCCAACATCTTGGTCTACTACGTCCTGGTGAGCGTCGTCGGACTGACGCCGGGGCTGTCCGCGGTCATCGCCTTCGCAATTCTCGTACCGCCGCATTTCCTGAGCTACGCGAAGATCGTGTTCGGCCATAGCGGCGTTAGCTGGTCCGTACTTTTCCGGTATGTGCTGACGCTCGCTACGAGCTGCGGCGTCAATCTCGCACTGGTGCACTTCTACTGGGCCGTCTTGATGGCCGACCCGCTCCCGGCGCAGGCTCTCGCCCTGCCGGTCGTACTTGCCACTAACTACCTGCTACTCAAATTCTGGGTCTTTCAGGGTCAGCCGGCAGACCAAGAGGGCTCCCGTTTCAGCTTAGCTCTTGTCGCCGCAATCATCGCTGCCCTGTCGGCGTACTTCGCCATGGTTTGCATGGTGCTCTACGTGCATCCAATGCCCATCGCAGACGATTGGCGGCAGCTCAACGACTATTTCTTGCGCAGCCCCATGGAGGCTATCTTCAATCGCCAAAACGGGCATTTGCTGATCGTGCCGAATGCGCTGATGTACGCCAACCAGATCTACCTAGACGGCCGCATGAGCAACCTGGCGCTGGTGAATATCGGTTTCCTGGGGTTGTTCGGGCTGGTTGCCGCAGCCGCTGCCGACACGACGCTTCGTCACCGCAAGGCTCCAATCGACATCCGCCTTGCGACCGCAGCCGTGATCATCGCATTCCCGTTCTGCTTGCTACAGCCCGTCACCCAGTTCTGGGGCCTCGGCGTCCACAATCACTTGGCGATCCTCAGCACAGGCCTTGCGGCCTTTGCGGCAAGCGGGCTCTCGGGACGGCTCGACCGAGTCAAAACAATGATCTTGTTCGTCCTTGCCGCGGCCATCGCCGGCACGAGCTTTTCCGCAGGTGTCGCTGCCTGGAGCCTTGGCTTTTTCGGGGCCATCGCGACCCGCGCAAGCTGGCGCGTCGTGATGCTGTATTTAGTCGTAGGCCTCGTCGGTGCAGCACTCTGTCTGGGTGTTGGAACGAGTGGAACCCCCGTCGATCGCGTCCCAGGGATAGCCAGACTTGCCGCCGCAGTGCTCGTGGCAGTCGGCAACGCGATGTCGCCACTTTTCCACCACCTCCGCGATCCGGGGCGGTGGAATGTCGCCTGTGCGATCGGGGCCGTTGCCGTGGTCGTCTGGATCTTCGGAACCGTGCAGCACCTCGCATTGACGCGCGGCGATCCATACGATCGCAACTTCCTCGGTGCGCGATTTTTCCTCTTACTGTGCTGTTTCGCTTTGATAGCCGGCTTTCTCATTGCCGTAGGGCGCCAGGACCTAGAGAACGCGACGCTCGCTCCGCGGTTCGCAACATGGTCGACGGTCTTCTATCTCGGCATTGTCGGCTGGGGCATTCTGGAGGTCGATCGCCTGACCGCTGGGATGGCGAGAAAGCGCATTCTATACTCGGCAGGACTCGCGCTGCTCGCGACCGTGCTCGTGATCGTCAATCTCAATGTCGTCGACAGGAGAGTACGTGCCGTACAAGCCTACGACACGCGCCTAACCACGGAAATGACGGTCAATCGCGATAGCCGTCCGACCGCAACACAACTGTGGCACAACCGGACTGACGTATGGCTCCGCGTCTTGCATGAATTGATCGAACGGAAGACGAATGTCTTCGCCAGCGGCTGGGCCCGACGCTACGGCTCCAGCCTTCCGCCATCCACGGCCGATGCGAAACGTGATTGTGTTTCTCGCGTCGCGATATCGGAAACGCCGCGCGCCGACGAGTGGCTGGTCACGGGTTGGATCTTCAGGAAGGGCGTCGTGGCCGCGCCGATTTCCACGGTGTATTTTACAGACGATACCGGCGACGTCGTGGGATTTGCCAGACCTGTCTTTGCGCCGAGGTCCTTCCACAAGGACAAGACGTACACGGCAAACCGGCCACTTTGGGTCGGCATTGCGCAGGACCTTCGTATTCCCGCTATCGGCGACCTGCCCGGACCTGCTGGTGCGATGCAAGGTAGGATCCGGCTCGCGGCTGCGAACGCAGCCGAGGTGCGGAAGCGCGTTGCAGTGACGGGCGAGAGCCGGAATGGCTCTTGGTGCAAGCCGATCCCATAA
- a CDS encoding glycosyltransferase family 2 protein — protein sequence MADETVEAGKPVLSVVVPMRNEADVLGIFLARLLPAMDAIGVGYEVVCVDDGSTDETWAKVREVESADPRIRGLRLSRNFGKELAMTAGLDAAKGDALVFIDADLQDPPELISDFYKLWQAGYQNVYGLRISRQEDSWAKRTSASLFYAVFNRLSSVPLPVNAGDFRLLGPEAVAALRRFKERHRFMKGLYAWIGFPSVAVPYERPCRAAGATKFNAARLFNFAVEGIASHSTTLLRLWTYVGILAVLLAALLGLWMIIEYFAFGRNPRGYYLNLFILLGFSSINFIMLGIIGEYVGRIYEEVKQRPLYILRSDDSEPTE from the coding sequence ATGGCAGATGAGACAGTCGAAGCAGGCAAGCCCGTCCTGAGTGTCGTGGTGCCAATGCGTAACGAAGCCGATGTCCTCGGCATATTTCTGGCGCGCCTCTTACCGGCAATGGATGCAATCGGCGTCGGCTACGAGGTCGTTTGCGTCGATGATGGCAGCACGGACGAAACGTGGGCTAAGGTCCGCGAGGTAGAGAGTGCCGACCCACGGATCCGTGGACTTCGGCTCTCTCGGAACTTTGGCAAAGAACTCGCGATGACGGCCGGGCTAGATGCGGCGAAGGGAGACGCGCTCGTCTTTATCGATGCAGATCTCCAGGACCCGCCGGAGCTCATCAGCGACTTCTACAAGCTGTGGCAAGCCGGCTATCAGAACGTCTATGGCTTGCGCATCAGCCGGCAAGAGGACAGTTGGGCCAAGCGCACATCCGCGTCCCTGTTCTATGCCGTGTTCAACCGGTTGAGCAGTGTCCCCCTGCCTGTCAACGCCGGGGACTTCCGGTTGCTCGGCCCCGAGGCGGTGGCGGCCTTGCGTAGATTCAAGGAACGGCATCGTTTCATGAAGGGGCTCTATGCATGGATCGGCTTTCCAAGCGTCGCGGTCCCTTACGAACGCCCATGCCGCGCAGCCGGCGCTACAAAGTTCAATGCGGCCCGCTTGTTCAATTTCGCCGTGGAAGGCATCGCCTCCCATTCCACGACACTGTTGAGGCTGTGGACGTATGTGGGGATTCTGGCCGTCCTGCTGGCCGCGCTGCTTGGGTTGTGGATGATCATCGAGTACTTCGCCTTTGGCCGAAACCCCCGCGGCTATTACCTCAACCTATTCATATTGTTAGGTTTTTCTTCGATCAATTTCATCATGCTCGGTATTATCGGGGAGTACGTTGGGCGCATCTATGAAGAGGTGAAACAACGCCCACTCTACATTCTCCGCTCCGACGATAGCGAACCCACGGAATAG
- a CDS encoding bifunctional 2-polyprenyl-6-hydroxyphenol methylase/3-demethylubiquinol 3-O-methyltransferase UbiG → MEPDAYVELARTEDRHWWFVARREILSSQIERLGLPGSARILEIGSGTGGNLRMLSRHGRVCGMEMDGTARELAVSKTGAEFDIRPGACPNEVPYVGDTFDLVCLFDVLEHIEEDSATLEVVRGLLADRGHVLVSVPAYQWMWSAHDEFLHHKRRYTAPELAEKLRGASLSVDRITYFNTLLFPFAVAARFASRGRSPGTGIPSDAINSALRQVFSSERRLLQSFDLPFGLSLLAIASAA, encoded by the coding sequence ATGGAACCTGATGCGTATGTCGAACTTGCCAGGACCGAAGATCGTCACTGGTGGTTTGTGGCCCGCCGGGAGATTCTGTCGTCCCAGATAGAGCGATTGGGCTTGCCGGGCTCTGCGCGGATCCTCGAGATCGGCAGTGGAACAGGCGGCAATTTGCGTATGCTCTCGCGCCACGGCAGAGTCTGTGGGATGGAAATGGATGGCACCGCGCGGGAGCTCGCCGTTTCGAAGACGGGCGCCGAATTCGACATCAGACCTGGTGCGTGCCCCAACGAGGTGCCCTATGTCGGTGACACATTCGACCTGGTATGCCTGTTTGATGTCCTGGAGCACATCGAAGAAGACAGCGCGACTTTGGAGGTTGTAAGAGGGCTGCTTGCCGACCGAGGGCATGTCCTCGTCTCGGTCCCCGCATATCAATGGATGTGGAGCGCGCACGATGAGTTTCTCCATCACAAGCGGCGTTACACGGCGCCAGAGCTTGCAGAGAAGCTTCGCGGCGCGAGCTTGAGCGTTGACCGAATTACCTACTTCAACACGCTTCTCTTCCCATTCGCCGTGGCTGCCCGCTTCGCCAGCCGGGGCCGTTCGCCTGGTACTGGGATCCCCTCCGATGCGATCAATAGCGCCTTGCGCCAAGTGTTTTCCTCAGAACGACGCCTGCTGCAGAGCTTCGATCTCCCGTTTGGCTTATCTCTCCTCGCCATCGCCAGTGCGGCGTAG